The DNA region GCCTGGGCGCGGGCCTGCGAGGGGGCGCCCGTGTCGTCGACGAGTTCGAGCAGCCGGTCCTCGACGCGGTCCCCGCCCAGTTCGGCGAGGCTGGTCGCGGCGAACTGGGTGGTCATCCGGTCGTCGGCCCGCAGCGCGCCGACGAGCGCCTCGACCACCCGCTCGCGCTCCTCGGACTCGGTGACGCGGCCGAGCAGCCAGGCGGTGTTGCGCTGCTGGGCGGCCTGCTGGCTCTCCTCGAGTATCTCGACCAGCGGGACGACGACGTTGCGGTCGTCGGTCTCGCTCAGCCGCTCGACGACCGTCTCGCGGATCTCGTGGCTCTGTCCGGTGGGGACGTTCGCGAGCAGTTCGACCAGCGAGTAGACGGCGGTCCGGCGGACGGCCGGGGAGTCGTCGGTCAGCGAGGCGACGAGGTACTCGACGGGCTGGGCGTTGGGGAAGTTGCCGAACGCCCCCACTGCGACCCGCCGGACCCGCTCGTCGTCGTCCTCGTAGAGGGGCAACAGTGCGGACAGCGCCTGGCGGTTCCCGATGCTGCCGAGCGCCTCGGCGGCCTCCCGGCGGACGGTCGCGTTCGGGTCCGAGAGCAGCGACTCCAGGCCGTCGGTCGCCCGGGAGTCGGCGATCTGACCGCATGCGCGGGCGGCGCGGGCGCGGACCCGCGGGTCGGGGTCGTCGAACCGGTCGACGAGCTTCGGGACGGCGTCGGCCTGTTCGAGGGCGCCCAGGCCGTTGGCGGCGGCCATCCGCAGTTCGGGCATGTCGGCGTCGAGCGCCTTCGCGAACGCCTGGGCCTTCTGCCAGTCCGCGCCCTCGCCCAGGTCGATGCCGGCGATCTCGCCGATGAGCCGTTCGATGGCGTCGCCGCCGAGTTCGTCCAGCGAGTCGACCGCGGCGGCGGTCACCTCGGCGCTGTCGTCGGCGCTGGCGACGCCGGCGAGGGCGTCGACCACGTCCGCGCGGTCGTCGTGGTCGGGGAAGTTCCCGAGCAGTTCGGCGGCGCGGGCGCGCAGCTCCGGGTTGTCGCTGCGGCGCATGACGCCGATGAGCTCCTGCACGTCGCCGTCGCGTTCGAGCTGGTAGAGTGACATCAGACGCGTCTGTAGATGCGGTGTTTCTTCTCGACCGGGTCGTAGCGGTCGCGGAACTCGGCGGGCAGCGTCTCGGTCATGCCGATCATCAGGTAGCCCGCCTCGGCGAGCGACCCGGTGATCGTCTCGAAGATGGGGACCTTGTAGTCGGCGTCGATGTAGATGAGCAGGTTCCGACAGCAGACGAGGTCGAACCCGCTCTTCTCGCGGCCGCGGATGAGGTCGTGCCGTTCGAACTCGACGAGGTCCGTCACCCGGTCGGTGACGGTGAACACGTCGCCCTCGCGGTCGACGTACGGTTCGTAGGCGTCGAGCGGTTCGAGCTCGGCCTCGATGTCCGTCGTCTGGGAGGTCTCGTAGCGGCCCGCCCGCGCGGTCCGGAGGATCTCGCGGTTGATGTCGGTGCCGAGGACCTCGACGCGTCGGGCGTCGATCTCGTCGTCGTCCAGCGCGAGCATGGCGATCGAGTACGGTTCCCGGCCGTCCGCGCAGGGGGCGCTCCAGATAGAGACGGTTCGCTGCTCGGCCGTGAGCTCGCGCAGGACGCCCCGCAGCGACTCCCAGGCCTCGGGGTTGCGGAAGAAGCCGGTGACGTTGATCGACAGCGAGTCCAGCAGCTCGGCCCGCTCGCCGTCGTCGTCCTCCAGCAGCCGCTGGTAGGCGCGGTAGCCGTCGGCGCCGGTGCGGCGCATCCGCGCGTTGATCCGCCGGTCGAGGTAGGCGTCGTTGTAGAAGCCGGACTCGAAGTCGAGCTCGCGCTCGATGTAGCTCAGCAGCTCGTCGAACGCCTGGTCGCGTTCCTGTCTCATGGTCGCCTCCCGTCGGTCGCCGTCGGGTGTCGGGCTCGCGTCGTCGACCCCGAATCCCCCGTGTGTTCGGTCACGTCGGTTCCTGCGTGTCCCAGTAGCATCAAAGCGTCACCACGTCGAGGATGTGGACGATGTTGCCGTCGCCCAGCACCGCGGTCCCGCTGAGGCCGGGCGTCCCGCTGAGGATCCCCTCCAGCGGCTTGACGACGACCTCCTCCTGGCTGTTGACGGCGTCGCAGCGCAGCGCGACCTGGCGCTCGGACTCGCGGATGCGGACGAGCATCCCCTCGTCGCCGCCCGCGCCGCCCGTGCCGACGGTCCCGGCCATCGCCTCGCTGCCGGTGCCCGCGGCCCCCGCCGAGGGCGACGCGGGCTCGTCGGTCTCCACGGCCGACTCGCCGCCGGGTGCCGCCGATTCGGCCGTCGGCTCGCCGCCGTCGGTGGCGGCCGTCTCGGTCCCGTCGGCCCCGGCGGTCGCGTGCGTGCCGGGCACGTCGAAGCGCTCGGCGAGGTCGATGACCGGGTAGATGTCGCCGTTGTGCTTGATGACGTCGTTGCCGTTGATCTGTTTGACCTCGGTCGTGCGGGTGATCTCGTCGACGTTCTTCAGCGGGACGCCGTACTCCTCGTCGCCGACCTCGACGAACAGCACCTTGACGATGGCCATCGTCACCGGGAGCCGCAGGGAGACGGTCGTCCCCTCGCCGGGGGTGGAGTCGACGCTGACCGAGCCGTCGAGCTGGGTGACCGTGTCGTGGACCACGTCCATGCCGACGCCGCGGCCGCTGGTGTCGGTCACCTCGTCGGCCGTCGAGAAGCCGGGGTGGAAGATCAGGTCGTACACCGCCGAGTCGCTCATCGCCTCGATCTCGTCGGAGGAGCGCACGCCCTTCTCGATGGCCTTGCGCTTGATGCCCTCCACGTCGAGGCCGGCGCCGTCGTCCTCGACCTCGATGATGACGTGGTCGCGTTCCCGGGAGGCGCGCAGTTCGACCCGCCCGGTCGGGTCCTTCCCGGCCGCCTCCCGTTCCGCGGGCGGTTCGATCCCGTGGTCCAGCGAGTTGCGGATGATGTGCATCAGCGGGTCGGATATCTCGGTGAGGATCGTCCGGTCGAGCTCGATGTCCTCGCCCTCGATGGTGAACTCCACGTCCTTGTCGAGCTCGCGGGAGAGGTCCCGGACCATCCGCGGGAACTTGCCGACGACCTTCTTCAGCGGGATGAGCCGCATGTCCATCACCGTGTTCTGGAGGTTCGCCGTGATCTTGTCGAGCTCGTTGAGGTTCTCCGAGGCGCCCGCCAGGTCGTCGGTCTCGACGGCCCGCCGCAGCTTGATCCGGCTGGTGACCAGCTGCTCGACCAGCCCGTGCAGGTCGTCGAGCTGGTCCACGTCGACCCGGACGGACTTGATCTCGTCGACGGAGGCCCCCTCGTCGTCAGAACCTGCCTGGGGCGCGTCGCCGGCTGGTCCGGCCGCGCCGGTTCCGGCACTACCCGCGTCGGTGGTATCGCCCTCGGCCGCGCCGGCGGCGTCGCCGCCGGCACTGCCGGCCAGCGCGTCGGTCACGTCGACCACGTCGGCCTCCGTGACGGCGCCGATGGCGTCCAGTTCGGCCGCGGCGGCGTCCGCGTCGGGCGCGTCGAGCGCGAGCGCGAAGGTGTCCTCGAACTCGCCGTCCTCGACGGCCTCGCGGTCGGGGTCGGCGTCGAGCAGGTCGAACGCGTCGGTGATCCGGTCGAGGGCGAGCATCGCGTCGACGCCGAGCATGTCGCCCTCGCCGACCGACACGTCCGCGCGGACGACCCGTCCCTCGGCGTCGCCGGGCGACACGTCGAATCCTTCGACGGCGGCGGAGTCGGTGTCCGTCGCGTCGGTTGCTCCCGCGGGGCCCTCGACGGCGTCACCGTCGGCGGCGGTCGGATCGGGCGTCCCGCCGGACTCGGCGTCGAAGTCGCTCTCCTCGAGGACGGCCCGGAGCTGGTTGACCATCTCGGTCGTGTCGGTCGTCGACTCGCCCTCGGCCTCGATCTCGCGGACGATGGCCTCGATCATGTCCACGCCGGCGAAGATGAGGTCCATCCGCTCGGGGGTGACCGCCATCTCGTCCTGGCGCATCGCGTCGAGCAGGTCCTCGATGGCGTGGGCCAGGTCGCTGGCGTCCTCGAAGCCCATGGCGCCGAAGTTGCCCTTCAGCGTGTGGGCCGTCCGGAAGATCCGGTCCATGGCGGCCTGGTCGTCCGGGTCGCTCTCCAGGTCGAGCAACGAGTTGTTCAGGTCGGTGATCGCTTCCTCACTCTCGCGGATAAACGCGTCTAGATACTGGTCGTCCATTTAGGTCACCTCGAATGCGTCGAGTACCGCCGCCGCAACGTCGTTGACCGGCGCCACGCCGTCGACACAGCCGGTCTCGATGGCCCGCTTGGGCATCCCGAAGACCGCGGACGTGGCCTCGTCCTGAGCGACGGTGTAGCCGCCGGCCTCGTGGATGGCGCGGATACCGGCCGCGCCGTCCTCGCCCATCCCGGTCAGGATGACGCCGGCGAGGGGGTCCGTGACCCGCTCGGCCGCCGTCTCCATGGTCACGTCCACCGCGGGCCTGACGTTGTTGACCGGCGGGTCCTGCGTGAGCCCGATCCGCAGGCGGCCCCGCCGGTAGCCGGTCACCTCCATGTGGTAGTCGCCCGCGGCGATGAGCGCCTCGCCGCCGCCGATCCGGGCGCCGTCCTCGGCCTCCCGCACGTCGTACTCGCTGCGGGCGTCCAGGCGCTCGGCGAACCGGCCGGTGAACCCGCTCGGCATGTGCTGGACCACCAGCACGCGCAGGTCCGCCGCCAGTGGCAGGTCCGAGAGGACCTGCTCGACGACGGTCGGTCCGCCGGTCGAGGAGCCGACGACGACGGTCGGGTTGTCGACGTACGCCGTCGCCGCGGTGTCGGGGTCGCTCGTCCCCGTTCCGGCCGTTCCGTCGGCGCCGGCGCCGCCGGTATCAACCCCCGACCCGGCGGTCCGGGCCGAGGCCACGTCCGAGGTGTCGGTCGGGTCGACGGCCGCGACGGACCCGACGACCTCGACGAGCTGGTCCTGCAGGCGGGACATCTCCATCGACACCTCGCCGCCGGGCTTGCGGAAGAAGTCGACGGCGCCCTTCTCCAGGGCCTCGAAGGTCACGTCCGCGTCCTCGTCGGTGTGCGCGGAGAGCATCAGGATCGGGGTCGGCCGGGTCGCCATGATGCGTTCCGTCGCCTCGATGCCGTCCATCTCGGGCATCTCCACGTCCATCGTCACCACGTCGGGGCCGGTCTCGGCGACCGCCTCGACGGCCTCCCGGCCGTGTTTCGCCTGGGCCACCACGTCGATGCCGCCCTCCTCCAGGATGTCGGAGATGACGCTCCGCATGAAATGCGAGTCGTCGGCGACCACCGCGCGCGGCGAACCTACCATATCGAGCCCCCGGTGACGGCTCGGGCGCGGCCCGAACGGCGTCGCCGGAACCCAGCCGGAGCCGGCACCATACCTACTCACGTGTGGCGCCAGCGCCGGGATAAAGACTCCGCCCGCCGTATCAGCGATGATAACCCGGGAGACACCCTTAAGTCGCCGTCGCGGGCTCTTTCGGGCAACGGGTACACATGGCATCAGGCACTCAGGACGCGGCCCCGGCGGCGACGGACGGACAGGTGCTGGAGTTCTCGCTGGGCGCGGAGACCTACTGCGTGAGCATCGACTACGTCACCGAGATCGTCGACGCCGGCGAGGTGACGACGGTCCCGAACTCCCCGCCCCACGTCCGCGGCGTGATGGACCTGCGCGGGCGCACGACCTCGATCGTCGACCCGAAGGTCGTCTTCGGTATCGACGGCGACGGCGCCGAGCGGCGGATCATCGTCTTCGACCCGGCGATCGTCGACGACGGGGGCGCCGCCGGCTGGCTGGTCGACGAGGTGTATCAGGTCGTCCGGGTCGACGGGTCGGACGTGGACGACTCCCCCTCGCGGGACACCGACGCCATCCGCGGCGTGGTCAAGCGCGACGACGAGTTCGTCATCTGGGTCGACCCGAAGGCCGTCCACTCGGGCTGACGGACCGCGCCCGCGCCGTCGGACGCGCGCTCCGGTAAGCAGACCGTACCGCCCTCGGCCGATCCCTCCCGCCGCCCCGTCCGATCTCCGGTATCGCCCGGCTCGCCAACTGATCGCATGAACAAGACTTTTTACCACAGACACCGGATGCTCCACCAGCCGAGCGCCGCGAGGATCCACGGAAGACATGATCGAACTAACGAAAACCGGAATCGACGGGTTGGACGAGATCCTGAACGGTGGTATTGTCAAGAATTCGACGACCCTGGTGAGCGGGAACCCCGGGGCGGGCAAGAGCATCCTCTGTCTGCAGTTCATTTACAACGGCGTCGAGAAGTTCGACGAGAAGGGCATCTACCTGACCTTCGAGGAGGACGAGGAGGACCTGCGGGAGGCCGCCGAGTCGATCGGCTTCGACAGGTGGGGCGAGCACGTCGAGAACGGCGACATCAAGGTCTACGACAAGAAGGTGTTGCTGCGCGAGAACGACTTCTCGTCGTCGCTGGAACTCCTGCTGGACGACTTCGAGGACAACGACTACGACCGGGTCGTGCTCGACTCGCTGGCGATGTTCGAGCTCTTCTTCGAGACCGAACAGGAGAAACGCACCTACCTCCTGAAGTTCACGGACATCCTGAGCCAGAACGACCTGACGACGCTGATGACCAACGAACAGGGCGCGGTCTTCCCGGAGACGGAGATCGGGCTGGAGAACTACCTCACCGACGGGAACATCTACCTGATCCAGACGCCGACGGAGTCGGGCGTCAACCGCTACGTCTGGGTGGCGAAGATGCGCAAACAGGACATCGAGACCGACATCTTCCCGATGGAGATCTCCCAGGGCGGGATCCGCGTCCACCAGAACGCCAGCGCGTTCTCGATGATGAGCGAGGACGACAACCCGCTCTGACCGGCCCCGTTCTCACGAACGTAACCGGTTATTACGTTCGAAAACGCGTCCGGTGAACTGTCTCGGGCCCGTTTCGTGTGGATCCGCCCTCCCGCTCACGCTCCGGTAGGCGGCGGGTACTGGCAGCGATAGATTTATACTGCGGTGAATATACGCTTTGATAACGGATGGCTTCAGCCGAGATCCTCCAGACCCTGGGGAACAAATACAGCGCAGAGATCCTGGACGCGACCGACGAGCCCCAGTCCGCCCAGGAGCTGAGCGACGAACTCGGGATCCCGATCGCCACCTGTTATCGCCGGATCGACGAGTTGACCGAGCACGACCTGCTCGAACTCCACGACAACATCCTCTCGGACGACCGGCGACGCATCAAGGTGTACCGGCGCAACGTCGACCAGGTCCACATCGACTTCGAGGAGTCGCTGACCGTCGAGGTCGAGGAGCGGACGGAGGTCACGAACAAGCTCGACGAAGCCTGGCGCACCCTGTCGGAAGGCTAGTCCGGGCGTGCGCGCGTCGCAGAGCGGTGTCGTCCGCGTGCCGTCGCCGGGTCGGCCGGGGTCGGCGGCCCCGTTATCACGAGGGATATTTTCGAGAGTGGATTTAATACGGGGTGTCGAGAACCCCGAGTCAACGTGGTCACAGTGATCGAACTACTCTACGCCGTGTCGACGGTCGTCTTCGTCGTCGCCGGGCTGACGATGGTAGGCATGGCGATGCGCGCGTACGTGCAGACGTCCCGACGGGCGATGCTCCACCTCTCGCTGGGGTTCTCGCTGGCGGTGGCCGGCGCCGCCGCGACGATGATCAGCGCCTTCCTGACCGGCTTCGCGGGCCCGCGGTCGCTGCTGCTCGTCAACAGCGGGCTGACGACCTTCGGGTACCTCTTCGTCATGTACAGTCTGGTCACCTACGAGTGAGCGCCGGGGCGGTAGCGTTATCATATTTTCAAATAATACTAGACTTCTCGACGACCGCCTGTTTCCACCCCGATACCTCCAAATCAGCAGCTATAAACTATCTAAAGCCTATTTTTCCTCGCTGAAAACGTCCCGCGATCCGGTAGGGCTTGATTTTAATATCGATAATTGGGGGATCACCCTTAATATGGAAGCGTGGAATCCTCGGAGTAGAGTCCGGGGCGGCGAACGGCTCCCGGGCGGAGAATCCCATGCTACACAACGAACGCAACGAACGAGACCGCGGGCAGGTCGGTATCGGGACCCTCATCGTGTTCATCGCGATGGTCCTGGTGGCGGCGATCGCGGCGGGCGTGTTGATCAACACTGCGGGCTTCCTGCAGACGAAATCAGAGGAGACGGGCCAGCAGTCCGGACAGCAGGTCACCAACCGGCTGCAGGTCTCGGCGGCGACGGGGTCGAACCTCAGCGACTCGTCGGTCGGTGTCGTGAACCTGACGCTGAAGAAGTCCCCGGGGGCGAGTAACATCGACCTCGAGAACGCGACCGTCCAGTGGGTCGGTCCCTCGGGTACGTACAACCTGGTCAACGCCAGCGTCGACGCGGCCGGCGCGGACGGCCACTTCGGTATTGTCCCGTTCAAGGACGCGGACCAGTCACACCCGGTCCTCAACGACCCCGACGACCGCATGGTGATGGTCTTCGACCTCGGCCGCGACGACGTGGTCTCTGACGACCGCACGTCGCTCGATACGCGGGTGGGTCGCCAGACCGGTGAGGGCAGCGGTGAGGGCGATACGTTCTTCGGTGACCAGGTCCCCGAAGGCGCGTCCGTCAACGTCAAGATCACCACCAAGTCCGGTGCGACCACGAGCGAACAGCTGACCGTCCCCGAGACGATCTCGGGCGCCGAAGCTGTCCAGCTCTAAACCTGTCGGATAGCGGATATTCGACGGAACTAAACCCTTTTATCGCGGACAGTAGCGT from Halosimplex halophilum includes:
- the cheB gene encoding chemotaxis-specific protein-glutamate methyltransferase CheB; the protein is MVGSPRAVVADDSHFMRSVISDILEEGGIDVVAQAKHGREAVEAVAETGPDVVTMDVEMPEMDGIEATERIMATRPTPILMLSAHTDEDADVTFEALEKGAVDFFRKPGGEVSMEMSRLQDQLVEVVGSVAAVDPTDTSDVASARTAGSGVDTGGAGADGTAGTGTSDPDTAATAYVDNPTVVVGSSTGGPTVVEQVLSDLPLAADLRVLVVQHMPSGFTGRFAERLDARSEYDVREAEDGARIGGGEALIAAGDYHMEVTGYRRGRLRIGLTQDPPVNNVRPAVDVTMETAAERVTDPLAGVILTGMGEDGAAGIRAIHEAGGYTVAQDEATSAVFGMPKRAIETGCVDGVAPVNDVAAAVLDAFEVT
- a CDS encoding archaellin/type IV pilin N-terminal domain-containing protein — its product is MLHNERNERDRGQVGIGTLIVFIAMVLVAAIAAGVLINTAGFLQTKSEETGQQSGQQVTNRLQVSAATGSNLSDSSVGVVNLTLKKSPGASNIDLENATVQWVGPSGTYNLVNASVDAAGADGHFGIVPFKDADQSHPVLNDPDDRMVMVFDLGRDDVVSDDRTSLDTRVGRQTGEGSGEGDTFFGDQVPEGASVNVKITTKSGATTSEQLTVPETISGAEAVQL
- a CDS encoding HEAT repeat domain-containing protein, with the translated sequence MSLYQLERDGDVQELIGVMRRSDNPELRARAAELLGNFPDHDDRADVVDALAGVASADDSAEVTAAAVDSLDELGGDAIERLIGEIAGIDLGEGADWQKAQAFAKALDADMPELRMAAANGLGALEQADAVPKLVDRFDDPDPRVRARAARACGQIADSRATDGLESLLSDPNATVRREAAEALGSIGNRQALSALLPLYEDDDERVRRVAVGAFGNFPNAQPVEYLVASLTDDSPAVRRTAVYSLVELLANVPTGQSHEIRETVVERLSETDDRNVVVPLVEILEESQQAAQQRNTAWLLGRVTESEERERVVEALVGALRADDRMTTQFAATSLAELGGDRVEDRLLELVDDTGAPSQARAQAVFTLGKVGGERSRQRLDSLLDETEDEQIRKRAFSAISKLGGRG
- a CDS encoding DUF7521 family protein, with amino-acid sequence MIELLYAVSTVVFVVAGLTMVGMAMRAYVQTSRRAMLHLSLGFSLAVAGAAATMISAFLTGFAGPRSLLLVNSGLTTFGYLFVMYSLVTYE
- a CDS encoding CheR family methyltransferase; protein product: MRQERDQAFDELLSYIERELDFESGFYNDAYLDRRINARMRRTGADGYRAYQRLLEDDDGERAELLDSLSINVTGFFRNPEAWESLRGVLRELTAEQRTVSIWSAPCADGREPYSIAMLALDDDEIDARRVEVLGTDINREILRTARAGRYETSQTTDIEAELEPLDAYEPYVDREGDVFTVTDRVTDLVEFERHDLIRGREKSGFDLVCCRNLLIYIDADYKVPIFETITGSLAEAGYLMIGMTETLPAEFRDRYDPVEKKHRIYRRV
- a CDS encoding RAD55 family ATPase, which produces MIELTKTGIDGLDEILNGGIVKNSTTLVSGNPGAGKSILCLQFIYNGVEKFDEKGIYLTFEEDEEDLREAAESIGFDRWGEHVENGDIKVYDKKVLLRENDFSSSLELLLDDFEDNDYDRVVLDSLAMFELFFETEQEKRTYLLKFTDILSQNDLTTLMTNEQGAVFPETEIGLENYLTDGNIYLIQTPTESGVNRYVWVAKMRKQDIETDIFPMEISQGGIRVHQNASAFSMMSEDDNPL
- a CDS encoding ArsR/SmtB family transcription factor, with translation MASAEILQTLGNKYSAEILDATDEPQSAQELSDELGIPIATCYRRIDELTEHDLLELHDNILSDDRRRIKVYRRNVDQVHIDFEESLTVEVEERTEVTNKLDEAWRTLSEG
- a CDS encoding chemotaxis protein CheW; this encodes MASGTQDAAPAATDGQVLEFSLGAETYCVSIDYVTEIVDAGEVTTVPNSPPHVRGVMDLRGRTTSIVDPKVVFGIDGDGAERRIIVFDPAIVDDGGAAGWLVDEVYQVVRVDGSDVDDSPSRDTDAIRGVVKRDDEFVIWVDPKAVHSG